In Ruminiclostridium josui JCM 17888, the genomic window CCTAAAAGCTTATCAAGCTCCCCAAACACTCTTCTATAATAAGGATAGTCTGCAACAGGTCCTTTGAAATCAGGAGTAATCCCGGCAATCTGATTGGTAATAAGTGCAGACGACAGTGCAATTATTCTACCAAATCTTTCTGAATATTTTAAACCGTTTCTTATTGCACCGTAACCACCCATGGATAATCCTCCAATGAATGTATCCTCTCTTTTATCTGATAGTTGGAAAGTCTTCCGTGTATATTCAACCAACTCATTTCCAATTAGCTCCCCATAATATGCCCCAACATCTTCGTCATCTAAATAAAAGTGATTTTCACCGGATGGCATAAACACCGCAATATTGTATTTCAAAGACACTTCCTGTATTTTTGTGAATGTCAACCAATCCATATGATTACCTGAATAACCATGTAAAAGGTAAATGGATTTTAAAGGACCTTTTGGTCCTTCAGGTTCCTGACCCGGTATCTCATATTTATCATTTGGTATCAAAGCATTAAAACATACAGGTCTTTTCATTGTTTTAGCAAAAAAGTTTACTTGAAAAATCGCCATAATAAATTCTCCTTTTCAAAAATTTACAATTATATACATAATTATTTTAATACCCCGGAATCATACTGTCATCAAGTTTATAGTAAGTGTCTGTCTCATCTATTACAGGAATGATTTCAAAAAAAGATACTTCGTTTTTGCTTTGAGTAAACTCAAGAAGCAGCATATCCTCAGTACAGCTTACCCTATCCGATATTACCATAGGACGTGCTGCGTTTTTCAGTATTTCAACCTGCTTCTTAGTTGTAAATCTGGGGCGTCCCATTTGTATCCATGTTTTCCATGGGTTACCGTATTTTTCGTTTACAATAGTCCTATTAATAAAATATTCACCTTTTGGTAAATTCAACTCCATTGAAAAATCTTTATCAAAATGGTCACCCTTCTCCATTACCGGATTCCATGCAGTTATTGTCACTGTACCGTCAGTTTTTCTTGTTACCAGCATATTTTCATCTCTGTACAATATGTCCTTTCCCATTTGCTCAAAAAAGCTGAACATATGGAAAGTCGGCTTTGGAATATCGTTAAGTGCAATAAGACCAAACCCTCCGTGGAACTGAGCTCTGGGGACACCCGCCTCCTCAAATACATCGCTGAAAGTCCAGTATGAAAATGAATCTACAATATCTCCTGCCTCGCTTACAATCCTTGCCAAATACGCCGCATTAAGACATGTATCATGAACAGGATTCAAAGGATTGTAGGAAGTATTGTATTCTGTTATATGGAATGGCAGATGTGGAAATGGTGAATTATCAATCATTTCCCTGACTGACTTCAATTCTTGAAGCATTTCTTCAGGTTCCTTGAGATCCTGATAGCAAAGTTCATGTGTATAAACTTTCGGCATATGTGCTGAATATAAATGACGGGAAACGAAGTCAACTGGAGCATTTTCCTTTTTACAAAACTCAAGAAAATCCTTAATCCAGTAATCAGCACCTCCGCATATAGCCGGGCCACCAACCTGTAAATCCTTATTAATTTCCTTAATTGCCATAGCCGATACTTTATAGAGTTTAAAGTATTCTTCCTCATCGGCATCCTTCCAGAATACCTTCAAATTTGGCTCGTTCCAGACTTCAAAAGGCCACTGCAGAAC contains:
- a CDS encoding alpha/beta hydrolase, encoding MAIFQVNFFAKTMKRPVCFNALIPNDKYEIPGQEPEGPKGPLKSIYLLHGYSGNHMDWLTFTKIQEVSLKYNIAVFMPSGENHFYLDDEDVGAYYGELIGNELVEYTRKTFQLSDKREDTFIGGLSMGGYGAIRNGLKYSERFGRIIALSSALITNQIAGITPDFKGPVADYPYYRRVFGELDKLLGSDKDPEALIRGLKERKADIPKIYMACGTEDFLIKENRELHEFLVSENVEHTYVEDVGVHDWKFWNEYIDKGLAWATENDK
- a CDS encoding GH39 family glycosyl hydrolase yields the protein MSKIKISDKVTGTFRDNWNFCVGTERMGIALQKEYQDTLEFVQKAINFKYIRGHGLFHDDTAVYAEYEIDGEMTPFYNFTYIDKIFDSFLEKGLKPFVELGFMPSQLASGDQKVFYWKGNVTPPKDYDKWKDLIQALIKHFISRYGIEEVLQWPFEVWNEPNLKVFWKDADEEEYFKLYKVSAMAIKEINKDLQVGGPAICGGADYWIKDFLEFCKKENAPVDFVSRHLYSAHMPKVYTHELCYQDLKEPEEMLQELKSVREMIDNSPFPHLPFHITEYNTSYNPLNPVHDTCLNAAYLARIVSEAGDIVDSFSYWTFSDVFEEAGVPRAQFHGGFGLIALNDIPKPTFHMFSFFEQMGKDILYRDENMLVTRKTDGTVTITAWNPVMEKGDHFDKDFSMELNLPKGEYFINRTIVNEKYGNPWKTWIQMGRPRFTTKKQVEILKNAARPMVISDRVSCTEDMLLLEFTQSKNEVSFFEIIPVIDETDTYYKLDDSMIPGY